Part of the Vigna unguiculata cultivar IT97K-499-35 chromosome 3, ASM411807v1, whole genome shotgun sequence genome, agttttagagatatgtgtcagttttataaatttgttattattttagattaggaatgagatattctaaatattttatacttgatatttgttatattttgctttatatatatagagtatatcaataaaatacaaaaacatgttcctccgtataacatatcatatatatctctcatatatctcatatctctcatattttcaaaagccctaaaaatcccaacaataactaataaattattgttaaaacACGAATAAATCTTTCACCACAATGCAAGTCATGATCATAGCTTAACAAGTGGGCACACTACAATTTGTTGCatgatataatgaaaaataatattgttctttaaaattaattttatatttaaataaaataaaaaattacttttggtCCTGCGGTTTCGGAAACGTATAATTTAAACCtctatataatttaaatacgaatttgattataatttttttggaatTAAATGATTTTGTTCAAGTGTTAATACTACAAACCAAATTAGCAGTAAGAAGAAATGTTTATGTTCAAACTACGTGAAAAATATAGTAGATTaagtaaaaaagtaatataaataatgtaaagaAATGTTTTACTTAATCACAAGAAGAGCATGTGAAATGGGTCCTTAAAAATATCTATGttgtttatgaaataaaatttgatattataagtaataataaaaaagtattaaaagaattatggtaaggaatatttaatattagcggtgttgaaataattaaaaaagaaaaaatagtggGAGGAGAGTGAGATAAGGACCAGCGCGTTTTGCTTGAGGTGCAAGGATTTTTGCAGCAGGAAGAAGCCTATATAAACGCTTCTCCTTTgacctatttttatttttattattattctccaAACAACACACAACGCAACTTCAACACCTTTGGCTTTCAGCACCCCAAACCCAACCAGGTTTCACTTTCTCTCAatactcttttttctttctttatttatttattgttgaaCTTCTTTCACTTTTCGCATCTCAAATCCCTCgaacttattttcatttccaGACTTTACTTCTGACTTAGACGTGTTAATTCATGGTTCATATTCGCATGCCTCTCTTTTACTTTTAGGGTTCATATTATTAGGGTTTCTCGTTTCTCATTTCTCATCAACATTTTTCTTCTCGATTACAATCCACCTTTCTATTTCCGTTCTCATGAACTCAATTTCCACGTGTCAGTTGGAGAGCTATCGATTAGAGTCACGCAGGATGAGCTCGCAAGAGCGAAGCCAGCGGTCTAGGGTTCCTCGTCAGGAATGGATTCGTCGAGGATCCACCGATCAGAGTCAGATTCAGATtcagaatcagaatcagaatcagaatGGTGCCGCCGCTGCCGCTGCCGCTGCTGCTGGTTCCTCCAATACAACAAATCGCCATAGGAGGAGCGGTCCTATTCCTAGTCACAATCACAATCCTAATCCCAATCCCAATCCCAATCCCAATCCGAAGAATAATGTGCAGAAGAGATTCAATTCTAGGGATTCTAATTTGCCCCAGTTGCTGCAAGAGATTCAGGAGAAGCTCGTGAAAGGTGCGGTTGAATGCATGATTTGCTGTGACATGGTGCGGAGGTCTGCGCCAATCTGGTCTTGCTCCAGTTGCTTCTCCATCTTTCACCTTAATTGTATAAAGAAGTGGGCGCGGGCTCCCACTTCTGTGGATGTGTCCGTGGACAAGAATCAGCGGTTCAATTGGCGGTGCCCTGGTTGTCAATCTGTGCAGCTCACATCATCCAAGGAGATTCGGTATGTTTGCTTCTGTGGGAAGAGGCCTGACCCCCCCTCCGATTTGTATCTTTTGCCACATTCCTGTGGAGAAGCATGTGCCAAACCCCTTGAAAGGGAGCTTGGGGGGATAAGGAGGTTCTTTGTCCTCATGTTTGTGTCTTGCAATGCCATCCCGGTCCTTGCCCTCCTTGCAAAGCATTTGCCCCTCCACGTCTGTGTCCTTGTGGGAAGAAAAATGTTACCACCCGTTGCTCTGACCGCCAGTCTGTTCTTACCTGTGGCCAGCGCTGTGAGAAGCTTCTTGAATGTGGGCGGCATCGGTGTGAACAAATCTGTCATCTGGGACCTTGTGATCCTTGTAGGATTCCTGTCAATGCCTCTTGCTTTTGCAGTAAAAGGACGGAGCTCATTCTTTGTGGGGACATGGCTCTGAAAGGTGAAATCAAAACCGAAGGTGGAGTTTTCTCTTGTGGTTCAACCTGTGGAAAGAAACTTGGTTGCGGTAATCATGTTTGTATTGACACTTGTCATCCCGGCAGCTGTGGGGAGTGTGGATTATTACCATCCCATATTAAGACATGCTGTTGTGGGAAAACTAGATTGAAGCAGGAACGGCAGAGTTGTTTAGATCCTATTCCTACCTGTTCACAAGTATGTGGGAAGACCCTTCCTTGCGGGATTCATCACTGTGAAGAGGCATGCCACGCTGGGGATTGTTCTCCTTGTTTGGTTCTAGTCTCCCAGAAGTGTCGATGTGGCTCTACTTCTCGAACTGTGGAGTGCTGTAAGACAAAAGCGGAGGCTGTGAAATTTACTTGTGAAAAGCCTTGTGGGCAGAAAAGGAATTGTGGAAGGCATAGATGCAGTGAACGGTGTTGTCCACTTTCTAATccaaataatattcaaattgcAGATTGGGATCCACACTTCTGTTCATTACCATGTGGAAAGAAGCTAAGGTGTGGGCAGCATGCATGTGAATCCCTATGCCACAGTGGTCATTGTCCACCTTGTCTTGAAACTATATTTACTGATTTGACATGTGCTTGTGGCAAGACTTCAATCCCTCCTCCATTGCCTTGTGGCACTCCTCCTCCCTCGTGTCAGCTTCCATGTTCTGTTCCTCAGCCTTGTTTACATCCAGCGTCTCACAGCTGCCATTTTGGGGATTGCCCTCCTTGTTCGGTGCCTGTAGCAAAAGAATGTATTGGTGGGCATGTAATTCTTCGGAACATACCTTGTGGTTCAAAGGATATTAGATGCAATAAACTA contains:
- the LOC114176453 gene encoding LOW QUALITY PROTEIN: NF-X1-type zinc finger protein NFXL1 (The sequence of the model RefSeq protein was modified relative to this genomic sequence to represent the inferred CDS: inserted 1 base in 1 codon); translated protein: MSSQERSQRSRVPRQEWIRRGSTDQSQIQIQNQNQNQNGAAAAAAAAAGSSNTTNRHRRSGPIPSHNHNPNPNPNPNPNPKNNVQKRFNSRDSNLPQLLQEIQEKLVKGAVECMICCDMVRRSAPIWSCSSCFSIFHLNCIKKWARAPTSVDVSVDKNQRFNWRCPGCQSVQLTSSKEIRYVCFCGKRPDPPSDLYLLPHSCGEACAKPLERELXGDKEVLCPHVCVLQCHPGPCPPCKAFAPPRLCPCGKKNVTTRCSDRQSVLTCGQRCEKLLECGRHRCEQICHLGPCDPCRIPVNASCFCSKRTELILCGDMALKGEIKTEGGVFSCGSTCGKKLGCGNHVCIDTCHPGSCGECGLLPSHIKTCCCGKTRLKQERQSCLDPIPTCSQVCGKTLPCGIHHCEEACHAGDCSPCLVLVSQKCRCGSTSRTVECCKTKAEAVKFTCEKPCGQKRNCGRHRCSERCCPLSNPNNIQIADWDPHFCSLPCGKKLRCGQHACESLCHSGHCPPCLETIFTDLTCACGKTSIPPPLPCGTPPPSCQLPCSVPQPCLHPASHSCHFGDCPPCSVPVAKECIGGHVILRNIPCGSKDIRCNKLCGKTRQCGLHACGRTCHLPPCDNPSTVPGSRASCGQTCGAPRRDCRHTCTAPCHPSTPCPDTRCEFPVTISCSCGRITANVPCDAGGSCANYNADAVHEASIIQKLPVLLQPVAANGKKVPLGQRKLMCNDDCAKLERKRVLADAFEITAPNLDSLHFGDNPVASELLTDILRRDPKWVLSVEERCKVLVLGKNRGNTQGPKIHIFSPMLKDKRDAVRVIAERWKLAVYVAGREPKRFVVVHVTPKSRAPARVLGVKGTTTVNAPLPPAFDPLVDMDPRLVVSFLDLPREADISALVLRFGGECELVWLNDKNALAVFNDPARAATAMRRLDHGTVYQGAVVMIVPNVGASAASSATNAWGGSGTMKGGGSLAALKGNPWKKDVQEPGWKDSWGDEEWATASANVHLPIQKKDSLISTSVNPWSVLNQESSSSSSAAAVKVDVSREHSESSAVTNLEPHNGGSNLGQHAGNLDTLEDSEVVDDWEKACE